A single genomic interval of Mycolicibacterium holsaticum DSM 44478 = JCM 12374 harbors:
- a CDS encoding ABC transporter codes for MALTGYLAVGYWLQIQHGFILGDALSRVSAAQAVLFSREPHLAAIGFIFTPLTAVVQIPAIAMSPLWPEMSERAFSGTMMSAVFMAGAVVQIMSMGTDRGLPRSYVLTITALFALNPMIIFYGANGMSEAPFVFFMTWAVRRLIMWMVDDDVHHLVTAGGIAMGLAYLTRYDAVACIAAAGVLVGATTYLRARPAPRMRRALLDLLMVSGPGLVAFIGWAAVSWLITGQAFGQFTSQYGNAAILEQTGHSAPGLGGGLVFAAVCITLLAPTLIPLAACVAVRRRHSPDWYVIAAPLAIYGAALTFQAVSYATGSTFPFLRFYIIAVPLAACLAMLAVPDGVLAQAKRRGKYAPARPVEDAERRRSWAAYVPVAALFAVALPVTGWGMMQPEYAPQEYALGAVLSPQPDSVSERKAIEHRIAASFSTERDIADYLERLDLPDGSVIVDTEYGFAILAASKRPRTFVVPSDPDFTAALNEPTAHGIKYLLAVPRSGRGTADALNLRYPTLYDTGADIATLALEVPNNGDSQPDWRLYRVHESSPNT; via the coding sequence ATGGCGCTGACCGGCTACCTGGCCGTCGGCTACTGGCTTCAGATCCAGCACGGGTTCATCCTCGGTGACGCCCTGTCCCGGGTGTCGGCGGCACAGGCCGTGCTGTTCAGCCGTGAACCGCATTTGGCTGCAATCGGATTCATCTTCACACCGCTGACTGCGGTGGTGCAGATCCCGGCGATCGCGATGAGCCCGCTGTGGCCGGAGATGTCCGAACGGGCGTTCTCGGGCACGATGATGTCGGCTGTGTTCATGGCCGGTGCGGTGGTCCAGATCATGAGCATGGGCACCGACCGCGGGCTGCCCCGCAGCTACGTGCTGACGATAACGGCGTTGTTCGCGCTGAACCCGATGATCATCTTCTACGGCGCCAACGGCATGAGCGAGGCTCCGTTCGTCTTTTTTATGACCTGGGCGGTGCGCCGGCTGATCATGTGGATGGTCGACGACGACGTGCACCACCTGGTGACCGCGGGCGGCATCGCGATGGGTCTGGCCTACCTGACGCGCTACGACGCGGTGGCCTGTATCGCGGCCGCAGGCGTGCTGGTCGGAGCGACCACATATCTGCGCGCGCGTCCGGCGCCGAGGATGCGCCGCGCGCTGCTGGACCTGCTGATGGTCAGCGGTCCGGGGTTGGTGGCCTTCATCGGATGGGCCGCGGTCAGCTGGCTCATCACCGGACAGGCGTTCGGCCAGTTCACCTCGCAGTACGGCAACGCCGCGATTCTCGAACAAACCGGCCACAGCGCGCCGGGACTCGGCGGAGGGCTCGTTTTCGCAGCGGTCTGTATCACCCTGCTGGCGCCGACATTGATCCCGCTTGCGGCGTGCGTCGCGGTGCGTCGACGGCACAGCCCCGACTGGTACGTGATCGCCGCGCCCCTGGCGATATACGGTGCCGCGCTGACGTTTCAGGCCGTCAGCTACGCCACCGGCTCGACGTTTCCGTTCCTGAGGTTCTACATCATCGCGGTCCCGCTGGCGGCGTGCCTGGCGATGCTCGCCGTGCCCGACGGCGTGCTGGCGCAGGCCAAGCGCCGCGGAAAATACGCCCCGGCGCGGCCCGTCGAAGATGCCGAACGGCGCCGGTCCTGGGCCGCCTACGTGCCGGTGGCAGCGTTGTTCGCGGTGGCGCTACCGGTCACCGGGTGGGGGATGATGCAACCTGAGTACGCACCGCAGGAGTACGCGCTCGGCGCGGTGCTCTCACCCCAACCCGACAGCGTCAGCGAGCGCAAGGCCATCGAGCACCGCATCGCCGCCAGTTTCTCCACCGAACGCGACATCGCCGATTATTTAGAGCGGCTCGACCTTCCGGACGGCTCGGTGATCGTCGACACCGAATACGGGTTCGCCATCCTGGCGGCGTCGAAACGCCCGCGAACGTTCGTGGTGCCCTCCGATCCGGACTTCACCGCAGCGCTGAACGAGCCGACCGCCCATGGCATCAAATACTTGCTGGCGGTACCGCGGTCGGGCCGCGGTACCGCGGATGCGCTGAACCTGCGCTATCCCACGCTGTACGACACGGGTGCCGATATCGCCACGCTCGCATTGGAAGTGCCCAACAACGGTGACAGCCAGCCCGATTGGCGGCTGTACCGGGTCCACGAATCCTCACCGAACACCTAG
- a CDS encoding glycosyltransferase, protein MTANIDDHTAGGISEAEQAYALHRAVDGLREDNPMHSASTSIVRWQRWLLWGALTTVLVGAVWHPMLTAVVLVGACTAAYLLTMLDRLLIFREGLASRAIVISDDEARALTDDELPRYTILVPAYNEPEVVGDLIGAMAALEYPRDKLQVLLLLEADDLVTIKAAENCAQSDAITILLVPPAEPRTKPKACNYGLHFATGEIVTIYDAEDMPEPLQLRRVVAAFRRLTDKTACVQAKLVYYNGHQNMLTAWFTAEYALWFGYLLPGMMMSTSPIPLGGTSNHLRRSVLDEIGAWDPFNVTEDADLGLRIAAHGYHTAVIDSSTLEEANSDPINWIRQRSRWYKGYLQTWLVHIRRPVQLFRTVGLRGFVRFNLVLGGTPIVAVLNLAFWLITILWFLGQPAVVEDVFPWFVYFPALVALILGNAATLYMNLIALREDDRSDLLLAALTVPAFWLMMSIAAAKGCYQLIRQPSYWEKTFHGLTEQPDDADGQT, encoded by the coding sequence GTGACCGCCAACATCGACGACCACACCGCGGGTGGGATATCCGAGGCGGAGCAGGCGTACGCGCTGCACCGCGCGGTCGACGGCCTGCGTGAAGACAACCCGATGCACTCGGCGTCCACGTCGATCGTGCGGTGGCAACGATGGCTGCTGTGGGGTGCCCTGACCACGGTGCTCGTCGGCGCTGTGTGGCACCCGATGCTGACGGCGGTGGTGCTCGTCGGCGCGTGTACGGCCGCGTACCTGTTGACGATGCTTGACCGGCTCCTGATCTTCCGCGAAGGGCTCGCGTCACGCGCGATCGTCATATCCGACGACGAGGCGCGCGCGTTGACCGACGATGAGCTGCCGCGCTACACCATCCTGGTCCCTGCCTACAACGAACCCGAGGTCGTGGGGGACCTGATCGGGGCGATGGCCGCGCTGGAATATCCGCGAGACAAGCTCCAGGTGCTGTTGTTGCTGGAGGCCGACGATCTGGTGACCATCAAAGCCGCCGAAAACTGTGCCCAGTCCGATGCGATCACCATTTTGCTGGTTCCCCCTGCAGAACCACGCACAAAACCCAAGGCGTGCAACTACGGTTTGCATTTCGCCACCGGCGAGATCGTCACGATCTACGACGCCGAGGACATGCCCGAGCCGCTGCAGCTACGCCGGGTCGTCGCGGCGTTTCGCCGGCTGACCGACAAGACGGCGTGCGTGCAGGCCAAGCTGGTGTACTACAACGGCCACCAGAACATGCTGACCGCGTGGTTCACCGCCGAGTACGCGCTGTGGTTCGGCTACCTGCTGCCGGGCATGATGATGAGCACCTCGCCGATCCCGTTGGGGGGCACGTCGAACCATCTGCGCCGCAGCGTACTGGACGAGATCGGCGCATGGGACCCGTTCAACGTCACCGAAGACGCCGACCTGGGACTGCGCATCGCCGCACACGGATACCACACCGCCGTCATCGACTCGAGCACCCTCGAGGAAGCCAACAGCGATCCGATCAACTGGATCCGCCAGCGATCCCGTTGGTACAAGGGCTATCTGCAGACCTGGCTGGTACACATCCGTCGGCCCGTACAGTTGTTCCGCACCGTCGGACTGCGCGGGTTCGTCCGATTCAATTTGGTGCTCGGTGGAACGCCGATCGTCGCGGTCTTGAACCTGGCGTTCTGGCTGATCACCATCCTGTGGTTCCTCGGCCAGCCCGCGGTCGTCGAGGACGTATTCCCGTGGTTCGTCTACTTTCCCGCGCTGGTGGCGCTGATCCTCGGCAACGCCGCCACCTTGTACATGAACCTGATCGCGCTGCGCGAAGACGACCGCTCGGACCTGTTGCTGGCGGCGTTGACCGTGCCGGCCTTCTGGCTGATGATGAGCATCGCCGCCGCCAAGGGCTGCTACCAGTTGATCCGCCAGCCGTCGTACTGGGAGAAGACCTTTCACGGGCTGACCGAACAACCCGATGACGCCGACGGGCAGACGTGA
- a CDS encoding LLM class flavin-dependent oxidoreductase, giving the protein MHLLGFVQHGVMNHASTMWAHPRDKVGYHWSRPEYWRDLGRIMERGLFDAMFIADELAPYTTYKGTSDPVVKYAGQCPVHEPATLVPIIGAFTKHLGIGITLSTSFVPPYMMARHLSTLDHLTGGRVGWNIVTSYSKSEFQAMGKENLTPRDKRYEVVEEYMALCYQLWDSWDDDAIVYDRENGVFADPAKVREIDFQGEFFRSKGRHFVAPSPQKRPVLWQAGSSDQGRAFASKHAESVFGIFPTPKSMRAYADDIRTRADDHGRDPDSVKLIYGLQTVIDRDKSRANDRYAELVEKVQIESALGILSGHTGFDFSTLGLDDNVVDADVQGIRGLFDAILEAKDGAPVTVREAAQIYGVSMGAPVAVGTPADVADQMEQYIDEGGCNGFMLLATDTPGCFNDVTELLVPELQRRGRYRTRYPGTTLRESLQEY; this is encoded by the coding sequence ATGCACCTGCTGGGTTTCGTCCAGCACGGCGTGATGAACCACGCGTCGACGATGTGGGCGCACCCTCGCGACAAGGTCGGCTATCACTGGTCACGCCCGGAGTACTGGCGCGATCTCGGCCGCATCATGGAGCGGGGCCTTTTCGACGCGATGTTCATCGCCGACGAACTGGCGCCGTACACCACCTACAAAGGCACCTCGGACCCCGTCGTCAAGTACGCAGGCCAATGCCCGGTGCACGAACCGGCCACGCTGGTGCCCATCATCGGGGCGTTCACCAAACACCTCGGTATCGGCATCACGTTGTCGACTTCGTTTGTGCCGCCGTACATGATGGCTCGCCATTTGTCGACGCTGGATCACCTCACCGGCGGGCGCGTCGGCTGGAACATCGTCACCTCGTACTCCAAGAGCGAATTTCAGGCGATGGGCAAGGAGAACCTGACACCGCGCGACAAACGCTATGAAGTCGTCGAGGAGTACATGGCGTTGTGCTATCAGCTGTGGGACTCGTGGGATGACGACGCGATCGTCTACGACCGCGAGAACGGCGTGTTCGCCGACCCGGCCAAGGTCCGCGAAATCGATTTCCAGGGCGAGTTTTTCCGCTCCAAGGGCCGCCACTTCGTCGCGCCCTCACCGCAGAAGCGGCCGGTGCTCTGGCAGGCCGGCTCATCGGATCAGGGCCGGGCGTTCGCCTCCAAACACGCCGAATCCGTATTCGGCATCTTCCCCACGCCGAAAAGCATGCGTGCCTACGCTGACGACATCCGCACCCGGGCCGACGATCACGGGCGGGATCCGGATTCGGTGAAACTGATCTACGGACTGCAAACGGTCATCGACCGCGACAAGTCGCGCGCCAACGACCGGTACGCAGAATTGGTGGAGAAGGTGCAGATCGAAAGTGCGCTGGGCATCCTGTCCGGCCACACCGGCTTCGACTTCTCCACGCTGGGCCTCGACGACAACGTCGTCGACGCCGACGTGCAGGGCATCCGCGGCCTGTTCGACGCGATTCTGGAGGCCAAGGACGGTGCCCCGGTGACCGTACGGGAAGCCGCGCAGATTTACGGCGTCTCCATGGGCGCGCCCGTGGCGGTCGGAACACCGGCTGACGTTGCCGACCAGATGGAGCAGTACATCGACGAAGGCGGTTGCAACGGTTTCATGTTGTTGGCCACCGACACGCCCGGCTGCTTCAACGACGTCACCGAACTGCTGGTGCCCGAGCTTCAGCGCCGCGGACGCTACCGCACCCGCTATCCGGGTACGACATTGCGTGAAAGTCTTCAGGAGTACTGA
- a CDS encoding sodium:solute symporter family protein: protein MPTLEFFQQSSSLGYLLLFGPGIVLLLIALVVRGAVKTTHNYVISGRLLGFGFGVASLISVWTWSMAVMLSSAQAYTWGTSGLVWFIVPNGLAVIIMVPFGLKVRKKMPSGYTLAEFIRARFQTGFSSVATLIFLIGTLLGVIMINLAGLVLVMHTIFGLTPISIVVTGIVVVTVYSYFGGLTTSAITGTANTLLLGVGSSVVVLYALAKAGGAELVFTEVQAQGNDYLNPLNPVAAASFGLALALGLLTNVIADQSFWQRVWAIRPRDLGRSFLWAGVWFYPIPLALGLLGFIGLAAHVAPEQLGPLGNGAIGPYVIASLGLPVIIIALYTLVVVNACFAAIDGALSGVTSLVAVDIVHRYWPRVSERRLLTITKSSMIVAAAIAGGVVLTGIDYVNLVTTVYFYVTSLLVPVTLSIFWPRMTGAGYVAGVVAGIVVGGPIRETLGPTYGPLFGIIALIAASAVVSVVVSLREDTVFDYDSLAGKPALLGAKDTAASQQIGEPAGQA from the coding sequence ATGCCTACTCTCGAATTCTTCCAACAATCAAGCAGTTTGGGGTATCTGCTGCTGTTCGGCCCGGGGATCGTGCTGCTGCTGATCGCCCTCGTCGTGCGGGGCGCGGTGAAAACCACCCACAACTACGTCATCTCCGGTCGCCTGTTGGGCTTCGGATTCGGTGTGGCGTCGCTGATCTCGGTGTGGACCTGGTCGATGGCGGTGATGTTGTCCTCCGCGCAGGCCTACACCTGGGGCACCTCCGGGCTGGTCTGGTTCATCGTGCCCAACGGGCTGGCGGTGATCATCATGGTCCCGTTCGGCCTGAAAGTACGAAAGAAGATGCCGTCCGGATACACGTTGGCGGAGTTCATCCGTGCCCGCTTCCAGACCGGTTTCAGCAGTGTGGCCACGCTCATCTTCCTGATCGGCACCCTGCTCGGCGTCATCATGATCAACCTGGCCGGGCTGGTGTTGGTGATGCACACCATTTTCGGGCTGACCCCGATCAGCATCGTCGTCACCGGCATCGTCGTGGTCACGGTCTACTCCTACTTCGGCGGCCTGACCACGTCGGCCATCACGGGTACAGCGAACACGCTGCTGCTCGGGGTCGGTTCGTCGGTCGTGGTGCTGTACGCCCTGGCCAAGGCCGGGGGAGCCGAACTGGTCTTCACCGAGGTGCAGGCACAGGGCAACGACTACCTCAACCCGCTGAACCCGGTTGCCGCAGCGAGCTTCGGTCTGGCGCTGGCGCTCGGCCTGCTCACCAATGTCATTGCCGACCAGTCGTTCTGGCAGCGGGTGTGGGCCATCCGTCCCCGCGATCTGGGCCGCAGCTTCCTGTGGGCGGGCGTGTGGTTCTACCCCATCCCGCTCGCGTTGGGCCTGCTCGGGTTCATCGGGTTGGCCGCCCACGTCGCACCCGAACAACTCGGGCCGCTCGGCAACGGCGCGATCGGACCCTACGTGATCGCCAGCCTCGGCCTGCCCGTCATCATCATCGCGCTCTACACCCTGGTGGTGGTCAACGCCTGCTTCGCGGCCATCGACGGCGCGTTGTCCGGTGTCACCTCGCTGGTGGCCGTCGACATCGTGCACCGGTACTGGCCGCGGGTGTCCGAGCGTCGCCTGCTCACCATCACCAAGAGCAGCATGATCGTGGCGGCCGCCATCGCCGGGGGAGTCGTGCTGACCGGCATCGACTACGTCAACCTGGTCACCACCGTCTATTTCTACGTGACCAGCTTGCTGGTGCCCGTCACCCTGAGCATCTTCTGGCCGCGGATGACCGGGGCCGGTTACGTGGCCGGCGTCGTCGCAGGCATCGTCGTAGGCGGACCCATCCGCGAAACCCTCGGCCCGACCTACGGGCCCCTGTTCGGGATCATCGCGTTGATCGCCGCCTCGGCGGTGGTGTCGGTGGTCGTCAGCCTGCGGGAGGACACCGTATTCGACTACGACAGCTTGGCGGGCAAGCCCGCGTTGCTGGGCGCGAAAGACACTGCGGCGTCACAACAAATCGGCGAACCGGCCGGTCAGGCCTAG
- a CDS encoding methane monooxygenase gives MTRAIKAAAGAAPRTEYPPFGDQSLRKQWTDRLAEVAALGQALGLLTGWRDARTGNPLEEADFLWIEARIEDKVAVLHFAELSGEYIDTTALTGEPITAVCEAALAQARAAADVAALETAIATFRRRYKPPVIPTVPFMRTETELVELLIRRRTKGWYDEPLAELRARRDAVVVAEPDTAQ, from the coding sequence GTGACGCGCGCCATCAAGGCCGCCGCCGGGGCGGCCCCGCGCACCGAATATCCACCCTTCGGTGACCAGTCGTTGCGCAAGCAATGGACCGACCGCCTCGCCGAGGTGGCCGCCCTCGGCCAGGCTCTCGGGCTGCTGACCGGCTGGCGCGACGCCCGGACGGGCAACCCGCTCGAAGAGGCCGACTTCCTGTGGATCGAGGCCCGCATCGAGGACAAGGTGGCGGTGCTGCACTTCGCCGAACTGTCCGGTGAGTACATCGACACCACCGCGCTGACCGGAGAACCGATCACCGCGGTGTGTGAAGCGGCGCTCGCGCAGGCCCGGGCCGCGGCCGACGTCGCGGCGCTGGAGACAGCAATCGCCACGTTCCGGCGGCGCTACAAGCCCCCGGTGATTCCGACCGTGCCGTTCATGCGCACCGAAACCGAACTCGTCGAGCTGCTCATCCGCCGCCGCACCAAGGGCTGGTACGACGAGCCGCTGGCCGAGCTGCGCGCCAGGCGCGACGCCGTTGTCGTCGCCGAACCAGACACCGCCCAGTAG
- a CDS encoding 2Fe-2S iron-sulfur cluster binding domain-containing protein, with protein sequence MSAEFKVALTFEGADRIDIGCRADEDVITAALRQGHLLLSDCREGSCATCRGFLVDGDYDQLLPHSPHALTDAEEDDGHILACRLRPSSDLEIDFDYPADRVGRYEDGTRNGQIVAVDRVSATVARITVRTNAAQDPFDWDPGQYLQVTLPAIGATRAYSMANAPDGSRELEFLIRLLADGQFSGHLAAGRALGEPVRLRGPYGQFVFRDDPKPVFVAGGTGLAPVLAILRSLATTAPSTQAQVVFGAARDSDLFALDELASLRRALPHLDVVVTVEHPTESWTGPTGLVTDQLDPIDPARPYYLCGPAAMIAAAEQRLLAGGVAREHIHAERFLETGDDQP encoded by the coding sequence GTGAGCGCCGAATTCAAGGTGGCGCTGACCTTCGAAGGCGCCGACCGCATCGACATCGGCTGCCGCGCAGACGAAGACGTCATCACCGCGGCGCTGCGCCAAGGTCATCTGCTGCTCAGCGACTGTCGAGAGGGTAGTTGCGCAACGTGCCGCGGGTTCCTGGTCGACGGCGACTACGACCAGTTGTTGCCGCACAGCCCGCATGCCCTCACGGACGCCGAGGAGGACGACGGCCATATCCTGGCCTGCCGGCTGCGGCCGTCCAGCGACCTCGAGATCGACTTCGACTATCCCGCCGACCGGGTGGGCCGCTACGAAGACGGCACCCGAAACGGTCAGATCGTCGCGGTCGACCGCGTCAGCGCGACGGTGGCTCGGATCACGGTGCGCACCAACGCCGCCCAAGATCCATTCGACTGGGACCCGGGCCAGTACCTGCAGGTCACCCTGCCCGCGATCGGCGCCACCCGGGCCTACTCGATGGCCAACGCCCCCGACGGCAGTCGAGAGCTCGAGTTTTTGATCCGGTTGCTTGCCGACGGCCAGTTCTCCGGTCACCTCGCCGCCGGCCGGGCGCTGGGGGAGCCGGTCCGGCTTCGGGGTCCCTACGGACAGTTCGTGTTTCGCGACGACCCCAAGCCGGTATTCGTGGCGGGTGGAACGGGGCTGGCTCCGGTGCTGGCGATTCTGCGGTCCCTGGCCACCACCGCTCCCAGCACCCAGGCGCAGGTGGTGTTCGGCGCGGCGCGGGACTCGGACCTGTTCGCCCTCGACGAATTGGCCTCCCTGCGGCGCGCACTGCCCCACCTCGATGTGGTGGTCACGGTCGAGCACCCCACCGAGAGCTGGACAGGCCCAACGGGTCTGGTGACCGATCAGCTGGATCCGATCGACCCGGCACGGCCGTACTACCTGTGCGGCCCGGCGGCCATGATCGCCGCCGCCGAACAGCGGCTGCTCGCCGGCGGAGTGGCCCGCGAGCACATCCACGCCGAGCGATTCCTCGAGACGGGAGACGATCAGCCGTGA
- a CDS encoding MmoB/DmpM family protein: protein MTDALNPHHASVDRRVAAVDVDQLRADMYGENGVVESRRVVLALTKADEIEATVEWLEERYEDDPSFVVEDCGTFYRIDCLEGFEIDADEIGELLGRPFSVYDLLVNVSTTIGRAYVNGNVFAITTDLIGWEREVPR, encoded by the coding sequence ATGACCGACGCGCTCAACCCGCACCACGCGTCGGTCGATCGGCGCGTCGCCGCCGTCGACGTCGACCAGCTCCGCGCCGACATGTACGGCGAGAACGGCGTGGTGGAGTCCCGCCGCGTCGTGCTGGCACTGACCAAGGCCGACGAGATCGAGGCCACGGTGGAGTGGCTCGAAGAACGTTACGAAGACGATCCCAGCTTCGTCGTCGAGGACTGCGGCACGTTCTACCGCATCGACTGCCTGGAGGGGTTCGAGATCGACGCCGACGAAATCGGTGAACTGCTCGGCCGGCCGTTCTCCGTGTACGACCTGCTGGTAAACGTCTCGACCACGATCGGGCGGGCCTACGTGAACGGCAATGTCTTTGCGATCACCACCGACCTCATCGGCTGGGAGCGGGAGGTGCCGCGGTGA
- a CDS encoding toluene hydroxylase, with translation MANTYRRSLLNPEHDLEREPIETRRTAVYFANPYRRRLSEYEQVTLYAQPNPDWIRGGIGVGGWSTRFPGGRGAWENYFTEARCTDWFAFRDPEGRWQKPYVAEKADQWRSAGRLFNSSASQALLRGADQAWLNTVIAEQLGAMVLHDYGVFMALTSGMRDSLVDTLRVAIVNWALDYLDSAQQIQAEKVYLGQVVAESITDLEPARRMWLSHPSYAGARTFVEHLWRDGYDHIEVVFALALIYEPLFGRFVRQDFFYRLAPLHGDHLTPQVLWPSLRSAEAAHTWSNELFDRILGRDPEFGAYNRQLMAWWTQRWLPRAVAAVADVATLFDAAATGGRSARQIFETAAGDWGREVAPLWNSELTAADLLKLYDERTTVGAAR, from the coding sequence GTGGCCAACACCTATCGGCGCAGTCTGCTCAACCCCGAGCACGACCTCGAGCGTGAGCCGATCGAGACACGGCGCACCGCGGTCTATTTCGCCAACCCGTACCGTCGGCGCCTCTCGGAGTACGAACAGGTCACGCTCTACGCCCAGCCCAACCCCGACTGGATCCGGGGCGGGATCGGCGTCGGCGGATGGTCCACTCGATTTCCCGGTGGCCGCGGCGCATGGGAGAACTACTTCACCGAGGCGCGGTGCACCGACTGGTTCGCGTTCCGCGACCCCGAAGGCCGCTGGCAGAAGCCATATGTCGCCGAGAAGGCCGACCAGTGGCGCAGCGCCGGCAGGTTGTTCAACAGCTCGGCCAGCCAGGCGTTGCTGCGCGGCGCCGATCAGGCATGGCTCAACACCGTCATCGCGGAACAACTCGGCGCGATGGTGTTGCACGACTACGGCGTGTTCATGGCGTTGACGTCGGGCATGCGCGACAGCCTTGTCGACACGCTCAGGGTGGCCATCGTGAACTGGGCGCTGGACTACCTCGACAGCGCCCAGCAGATCCAGGCCGAAAAGGTATATCTCGGCCAGGTCGTCGCCGAGTCGATCACCGACCTGGAACCGGCCAGGCGGATGTGGCTGAGCCATCCGTCGTACGCGGGTGCGCGCACGTTCGTCGAACATCTTTGGCGCGACGGTTACGACCACATCGAGGTGGTGTTCGCGCTGGCCCTGATCTATGAGCCGCTGTTCGGTCGCTTCGTACGCCAGGACTTCTTCTACCGGTTGGCGCCCCTGCACGGCGATCATCTGACCCCGCAGGTGCTCTGGCCTTCGCTGCGCTCCGCGGAGGCCGCCCACACCTGGAGCAACGAGCTGTTCGACCGAATCCTCGGCAGGGATCCCGAGTTCGGCGCCTACAACCGCCAGCTGATGGCCTGGTGGACGCAACGGTGGCTGCCGCGCGCGGTGGCCGCCGTCGCCGACGTCGCGACGCTGTTCGACGCGGCCGCGACCGGGGGCCGGTCGGCACGGCAGATCTTCGAGACGGCCGCGGGCGACTGGGGCCGCGAGGTGGCCCCGCTCTGGAATTCGGAGTTGACGGCAGCAGATCTGCTCAAGCTCTACGACGAGCGGACGACGGTCGGAGCAGCGCGATGA
- a CDS encoding methane monooxygenase, with translation MTVIPGGLRVPTPREVKVGAQDVHRWIQDMGWEVPDGRSKYPTKYEFDGGTREQFKLIVGEYCRMETEKDDRQYGSLLDSLARLQAGSRIEPRWAEAMKFVTTFLELGEYSSIGGSAMLLDAVVSPEQRNGYLAQVEDEVRHTNQLGYLKKYFASQYYDPAGFTGSRGHRHGNPLFWSNRQQACETFVSGDPVLISLNLQMVAEACFTNPLVVAMTEWAAANGDEVTPTVFLSIQSDELRHMANGYQTIVSVIENDHNMQYLQTDLENAFWIQHRGFSSMVGRTFEYGAVNRAAPWAQTWNDWVIEDWGGIWMGRFSKFGLEAPRNLADASRDAYWAHHDAFAVAYALWPFIGYRIELPNDTDKEWFERHYPGWYSSSGRIFDRWKEIGVEDPANRTSPVEHLIELGKVLHICRVCQSPLLGLTPQPPQSTGSVQRRIIEYGGRKHALCSDWCERMYLQEPERYTGQNFLEIFDGWELSEIVRATGGVRSDGRTLVAQPHLRSDWLWTLDDLAATRIVVRDPHVAGVSFEKG, from the coding sequence ATGACTGTCATTCCCGGTGGATTGAGGGTGCCCACCCCGCGTGAGGTCAAGGTGGGCGCGCAGGACGTTCACCGCTGGATTCAGGACATGGGATGGGAAGTTCCCGACGGTCGCTCCAAATACCCGACCAAGTACGAGTTCGACGGCGGAACGCGTGAACAGTTCAAGCTGATCGTCGGTGAGTACTGCCGGATGGAGACCGAAAAGGACGACCGGCAGTACGGTTCGCTGCTGGACAGCCTGGCCCGCCTGCAAGCCGGCAGCCGCATCGAGCCCCGGTGGGCCGAGGCGATGAAGTTCGTCACCACGTTCCTCGAACTCGGCGAGTACTCGTCGATCGGGGGTTCGGCCATGCTGTTGGACGCCGTGGTCTCACCCGAACAGCGCAACGGCTACCTCGCCCAGGTCGAGGACGAGGTGCGGCACACGAATCAGCTTGGTTACCTGAAGAAGTACTTCGCATCCCAGTACTACGACCCCGCCGGGTTCACCGGTTCACGCGGTCACCGGCACGGCAACCCGCTGTTCTGGAGCAACCGCCAGCAGGCATGCGAGACGTTCGTGTCCGGCGACCCGGTACTGATCTCACTGAACCTGCAGATGGTCGCCGAGGCGTGCTTCACCAATCCGCTGGTGGTGGCCATGACCGAATGGGCCGCCGCCAACGGCGACGAGGTCACCCCGACGGTGTTCCTGTCTATCCAGTCAGATGAGCTGCGCCACATGGCGAACGGGTATCAGACGATCGTCTCGGTCATCGAGAACGACCACAACATGCAGTACCTGCAGACTGACCTGGAGAACGCGTTCTGGATTCAGCACCGCGGGTTCAGCTCCATGGTCGGGCGCACGTTCGAGTACGGCGCGGTCAACCGGGCCGCACCGTGGGCGCAGACCTGGAACGATTGGGTGATCGAGGACTGGGGCGGCATCTGGATGGGCCGGTTCTCCAAGTTCGGCCTCGAGGCGCCGAGGAACCTCGCCGATGCCAGCCGCGATGCCTACTGGGCGCACCACGACGCGTTCGCGGTGGCATACGCGCTGTGGCCGTTCATCGGGTACCGGATCGAGCTGCCCAACGACACCGACAAGGAATGGTTCGAGCGCCACTACCCGGGTTGGTACAGCTCGAGTGGCCGAATCTTCGACCGTTGGAAGGAGATTGGTGTCGAGGACCCGGCGAACCGGACCAGTCCCGTCGAGCACCTCATCGAGCTCGGCAAGGTGCTGCACATCTGCCGGGTGTGCCAGTCGCCGCTGCTCGGGCTGACCCCGCAGCCCCCGCAGAGCACCGGGTCGGTACAGCGGCGCATCATCGAGTACGGCGGCCGCAAGCACGCGCTGTGCTCGGACTGGTGCGAACGGATGTACCTGCAGGAGCCGGAACGCTACACCGGACAGAACTTCCTGGAGATCTTCGACGGCTGGGAGTTGTCGGAGATCGTCCGCGCCACCGGTGGTGTGCGCAGTGACGGCCGCACGCTGGTGGCTCAGCCGCACCTGAGAAGCGACTGGCTGTGGACCCTGGACGATCTGGCCGCAACGCGCATCGTCGTTCGCGACCCGCACGTTGCCGGCGTCAGCTTCGAGAAGGGCTGA